One window of Dromaius novaehollandiae isolate bDroNov1 chromosome 20, bDroNov1.hap1, whole genome shotgun sequence genomic DNA carries:
- the MIGA2 gene encoding mitoguardin 2 isoform X2: protein MAFQRTEGMSIIQALAMTVAEIPVFVYTTFGQLRLSPGLRKVLFATALGTVALALAAHQLKRRRRRKKQIAPEKCGVKPGGITVPILPTRRVPSVKKGYSSKRVQSPSSKSNDTLSGISSIEPSKHSSSSHSLASIVAVNSSSPTPALAGPWEAQATGDAGAAGDSSAESLYIQGMELFEEALQKWEQALTIRQRDSASTSTPVPWDGRKHQESMSEDVPEEESQKKEFAEKLESLLHRAYHLQEEFGSSLPSDSMLLDLEKTLMLPLTDGSLRLRTDDEDSSISEDSFFSAAELFDSLHFEEIPFHLSKPVAAYEDALQLVKEGKVACRTLRTELLGCYSDQDFLAKLHCVRQAFKELLEDESNQLFFGEVGKQMVTGLMRKAEKNPKGFLESYDEMLHYALKQETWPTTQQELEGRGVVCMSFFDIVLDFILMDAFEDLENPPSSVLAVLRNRWLSDSFKETALATACWSVLKAKRRLLMVPDGFISHFYSVSEHVSPVLAFGFLGPKQQLSEVCAFFKHQIVQYLKDMFDLDNVRYTTVQSLAEDILQLSRRRSEILLGYLGTETSPEMNGMLPGENEPLKELI from the exons ATGGCATTTCAAAGGACAGAGGGAATGTCCATCATCCAGGCCTTGGCGATGACTGTGGCGGAGATACCTGTGTTTGTTTACACTACATTTGGACAG CTGCGGCTCTCTCCAGGCCTGCGTAAGGTGCTCTTTGCTACAGCTCTCGGGACGGTTGCCTTGGCTCTTGCAGCTCATCAGCTGAAGCGTCGTCGGCGTCGGAAGAAACAAATTGCTCCAGAGAAGTGCGGCGTTAAGCCTGGAGGGATAACAGTGCCCATCTTGCCAACCAGAAGGGTCCCTTCCGTGAAGAAAG GATACTCCAGCAAGAGAGTCCAGAGTCCCAGCAGCAAGAGCAATGACACTCTCAGCGGGATTTCCTCCATTGAGCCCAGCAAACATTCCAGTTCCTCCCACAGCCTTGCCTCG ATAGTAGCAGTGAACTCTTCGAGTCCGACGCCAGCGCTGGCAGGTCCGTGGGAGGCCCAGGCAACAGGGGATGCTGGAGCAGCTGGTGATTCCAGTGCAGAAAGCCTCTACATTCAAG GCATGGAGCTGTTTGAGGAGGCCCTGCAGAAGTGGGAGCAGGCGTTGACCATCCGGCAGAGGGACAGTGCTAGTACCAGCACCCCGGTGCCCTGGGACGGCAGGAAACACCAAGAGTCCATGTCCGAGGACGTCCCGGAG GAGGAGTCCCAGAAAAAGGAGTTTGCCGAGAAGCTGGAGTCCCTCTTGCACCGAGCCTATCATCTGCAGGAAGAGTTTGGGTCTTCGCTTCCATCGGACAGCATGCTGCTGGATCTGG AGAAGACTCTAATGCTTCCATTGACAGACGGGTCGCTACGGCTTCGGACAGATGATGAAGACAGCTCAATTTCTGAAGACTCCTTCTTCTCTGCGGCAGAG CTCTTTGACTCTCTTCATTTTGAGGAAATACCTTTCCATCTTTCTAAGCCAGTAGCTGCGTATGAAGATGCTTTGCAGTTAGTGAAAGAAGGGAAGGTTGCCTGCCGGACACTGAG GACAGAGCTTCTAGGCTGCTACAGCGATCAGGATTTCCTAGCGAAGCTGCACTGCGTCAGGCAGGCCTTCAAG GAGCTACTGGAGGATGAAAGCAACCAGCTGTTTTTTGGGGAGGTTGGGAAGCAAATGGTGACAGGACTAATGAGAAAAGCTGAAAAG AATCCCAAAGGTTTTCTGGAAAGCTATGACGAGATGCTGCATTATGCACTGAAGCAAGAGACCTGGCCGACaactcagcaggagctggagggaagaggg GTGGTGTGCATGAGCTTCTTTGATATTGTGCTGGATTTCATCCTCATGGATGCTTTTGAGGACCTGGAGAACCCTCCCTCctccgtgctggctgtgctgcgcAACCGCTGGCTCTCTGACAGCTTCAAGGAGACG GCCCTAGCAACTGCCTGCTGGTCAgttctgaaagcaaaaaggaggcttctgatg GTACCAGATGGCTTTATCTCTCATTTCTACTCCGTATCGGAGCATGTCAGTCCTGTTTTAGCCTTTGGTTTTCTGGGGCCCAAACAGCAGCTATCTGAAGTCTGCGCTTTCTTCAAG CACCAGATAGTACAATATCTGAAGGACATGTTTGACCTGGACAACGTGAGATACACAACAGTTCAGTCGCTGGCTGAAGATATTTTGCAGCTCTCGCGGCGGCGCAGTGAGATCCTCTTGGGGTATCTGGGCACTGAGACCTCCCCTGAGATGAACGGCATGCTTCCTGGTGAAAATGAACCACTGAAAGAGCTCATCTGA
- the MIGA2 gene encoding mitoguardin 2 isoform X3 has product MAFQRTEGMSIIQALAMTVAEIPVFVYTTFGQSVFSQLRLSPGLRKVLFATALGTVALALAAHQLKRRRRRKKQIAPEKCGVKPGGITVPILPTRRVPSVKKGYSSKRVQSPSSKSNDTLSGISSIEPSKHSSSSHSLASIVAVNSSSPTPALAGPWEAQATGDAGAAGDSSAESLYIQGMELFEEALQKWEQALTIRQRDSASTSTPVPWDGRKHQESMSEDVPEEESQKKEFAEKLESLLHRAYHLQEEFGSSLPSDSMLLDLDGSLRLRTDDEDSSISEDSFFSAAELFDSLHFEEIPFHLSKPVAAYEDALQLVKEGKVACRTLRTELLGCYSDQDFLAKLHCVRQAFKELLEDESNQLFFGEVGKQMVTGLMRKAEKNPKGFLESYDEMLHYALKQETWPTTQQELEGRGVVCMSFFDIVLDFILMDAFEDLENPPSSVLAVLRNRWLSDSFKETALATACWSVLKAKRRLLMVPDGFISHFYSVSEHVSPVLAFGFLGPKQQLSEVCAFFKHQIVQYLKDMFDLDNVRYTTVQSLAEDILQLSRRRSEILLGYLGTETSPEMNGMLPGENEPLKELI; this is encoded by the exons ATGGCATTTCAAAGGACAGAGGGAATGTCCATCATCCAGGCCTTGGCGATGACTGTGGCGGAGATACCTGTGTTTGTTTACACTACATTTGGACAG TCTGTCTTCTCTCAGCTGCGGCTCTCTCCAGGCCTGCGTAAGGTGCTCTTTGCTACAGCTCTCGGGACGGTTGCCTTGGCTCTTGCAGCTCATCAGCTGAAGCGTCGTCGGCGTCGGAAGAAACAAATTGCTCCAGAGAAGTGCGGCGTTAAGCCTGGAGGGATAACAGTGCCCATCTTGCCAACCAGAAGGGTCCCTTCCGTGAAGAAAG GATACTCCAGCAAGAGAGTCCAGAGTCCCAGCAGCAAGAGCAATGACACTCTCAGCGGGATTTCCTCCATTGAGCCCAGCAAACATTCCAGTTCCTCCCACAGCCTTGCCTCG ATAGTAGCAGTGAACTCTTCGAGTCCGACGCCAGCGCTGGCAGGTCCGTGGGAGGCCCAGGCAACAGGGGATGCTGGAGCAGCTGGTGATTCCAGTGCAGAAAGCCTCTACATTCAAG GCATGGAGCTGTTTGAGGAGGCCCTGCAGAAGTGGGAGCAGGCGTTGACCATCCGGCAGAGGGACAGTGCTAGTACCAGCACCCCGGTGCCCTGGGACGGCAGGAAACACCAAGAGTCCATGTCCGAGGACGTCCCGGAG GAGGAGTCCCAGAAAAAGGAGTTTGCCGAGAAGCTGGAGTCCCTCTTGCACCGAGCCTATCATCTGCAGGAAGAGTTTGGGTCTTCGCTTCCATCGGACAGCATGCTGCTGGATCTGG ACGGGTCGCTACGGCTTCGGACAGATGATGAAGACAGCTCAATTTCTGAAGACTCCTTCTTCTCTGCGGCAGAG CTCTTTGACTCTCTTCATTTTGAGGAAATACCTTTCCATCTTTCTAAGCCAGTAGCTGCGTATGAAGATGCTTTGCAGTTAGTGAAAGAAGGGAAGGTTGCCTGCCGGACACTGAG GACAGAGCTTCTAGGCTGCTACAGCGATCAGGATTTCCTAGCGAAGCTGCACTGCGTCAGGCAGGCCTTCAAG GAGCTACTGGAGGATGAAAGCAACCAGCTGTTTTTTGGGGAGGTTGGGAAGCAAATGGTGACAGGACTAATGAGAAAAGCTGAAAAG AATCCCAAAGGTTTTCTGGAAAGCTATGACGAGATGCTGCATTATGCACTGAAGCAAGAGACCTGGCCGACaactcagcaggagctggagggaagaggg GTGGTGTGCATGAGCTTCTTTGATATTGTGCTGGATTTCATCCTCATGGATGCTTTTGAGGACCTGGAGAACCCTCCCTCctccgtgctggctgtgctgcgcAACCGCTGGCTCTCTGACAGCTTCAAGGAGACG GCCCTAGCAACTGCCTGCTGGTCAgttctgaaagcaaaaaggaggcttctgatg GTACCAGATGGCTTTATCTCTCATTTCTACTCCGTATCGGAGCATGTCAGTCCTGTTTTAGCCTTTGGTTTTCTGGGGCCCAAACAGCAGCTATCTGAAGTCTGCGCTTTCTTCAAG CACCAGATAGTACAATATCTGAAGGACATGTTTGACCTGGACAACGTGAGATACACAACAGTTCAGTCGCTGGCTGAAGATATTTTGCAGCTCTCGCGGCGGCGCAGTGAGATCCTCTTGGGGTATCTGGGCACTGAGACCTCCCCTGAGATGAACGGCATGCTTCCTGGTGAAAATGAACCACTGAAAGAGCTCATCTGA
- the MIGA2 gene encoding mitoguardin 2 isoform X1 has protein sequence MAFQRTEGMSIIQALAMTVAEIPVFVYTTFGQSVFSQLRLSPGLRKVLFATALGTVALALAAHQLKRRRRRKKQIAPEKCGVKPGGITVPILPTRRVPSVKKGYSSKRVQSPSSKSNDTLSGISSIEPSKHSSSSHSLASIVAVNSSSPTPALAGPWEAQATGDAGAAGDSSAESLYIQGMELFEEALQKWEQALTIRQRDSASTSTPVPWDGRKHQESMSEDVPEEESQKKEFAEKLESLLHRAYHLQEEFGSSLPSDSMLLDLEKTLMLPLTDGSLRLRTDDEDSSISEDSFFSAAELFDSLHFEEIPFHLSKPVAAYEDALQLVKEGKVACRTLRTELLGCYSDQDFLAKLHCVRQAFKELLEDESNQLFFGEVGKQMVTGLMRKAEKNPKGFLESYDEMLHYALKQETWPTTQQELEGRGVVCMSFFDIVLDFILMDAFEDLENPPSSVLAVLRNRWLSDSFKETALATACWSVLKAKRRLLMVPDGFISHFYSVSEHVSPVLAFGFLGPKQQLSEVCAFFKHQIVQYLKDMFDLDNVRYTTVQSLAEDILQLSRRRSEILLGYLGTETSPEMNGMLPGENEPLKELI, from the exons ATGGCATTTCAAAGGACAGAGGGAATGTCCATCATCCAGGCCTTGGCGATGACTGTGGCGGAGATACCTGTGTTTGTTTACACTACATTTGGACAG TCTGTCTTCTCTCAGCTGCGGCTCTCTCCAGGCCTGCGTAAGGTGCTCTTTGCTACAGCTCTCGGGACGGTTGCCTTGGCTCTTGCAGCTCATCAGCTGAAGCGTCGTCGGCGTCGGAAGAAACAAATTGCTCCAGAGAAGTGCGGCGTTAAGCCTGGAGGGATAACAGTGCCCATCTTGCCAACCAGAAGGGTCCCTTCCGTGAAGAAAG GATACTCCAGCAAGAGAGTCCAGAGTCCCAGCAGCAAGAGCAATGACACTCTCAGCGGGATTTCCTCCATTGAGCCCAGCAAACATTCCAGTTCCTCCCACAGCCTTGCCTCG ATAGTAGCAGTGAACTCTTCGAGTCCGACGCCAGCGCTGGCAGGTCCGTGGGAGGCCCAGGCAACAGGGGATGCTGGAGCAGCTGGTGATTCCAGTGCAGAAAGCCTCTACATTCAAG GCATGGAGCTGTTTGAGGAGGCCCTGCAGAAGTGGGAGCAGGCGTTGACCATCCGGCAGAGGGACAGTGCTAGTACCAGCACCCCGGTGCCCTGGGACGGCAGGAAACACCAAGAGTCCATGTCCGAGGACGTCCCGGAG GAGGAGTCCCAGAAAAAGGAGTTTGCCGAGAAGCTGGAGTCCCTCTTGCACCGAGCCTATCATCTGCAGGAAGAGTTTGGGTCTTCGCTTCCATCGGACAGCATGCTGCTGGATCTGG AGAAGACTCTAATGCTTCCATTGACAGACGGGTCGCTACGGCTTCGGACAGATGATGAAGACAGCTCAATTTCTGAAGACTCCTTCTTCTCTGCGGCAGAG CTCTTTGACTCTCTTCATTTTGAGGAAATACCTTTCCATCTTTCTAAGCCAGTAGCTGCGTATGAAGATGCTTTGCAGTTAGTGAAAGAAGGGAAGGTTGCCTGCCGGACACTGAG GACAGAGCTTCTAGGCTGCTACAGCGATCAGGATTTCCTAGCGAAGCTGCACTGCGTCAGGCAGGCCTTCAAG GAGCTACTGGAGGATGAAAGCAACCAGCTGTTTTTTGGGGAGGTTGGGAAGCAAATGGTGACAGGACTAATGAGAAAAGCTGAAAAG AATCCCAAAGGTTTTCTGGAAAGCTATGACGAGATGCTGCATTATGCACTGAAGCAAGAGACCTGGCCGACaactcagcaggagctggagggaagaggg GTGGTGTGCATGAGCTTCTTTGATATTGTGCTGGATTTCATCCTCATGGATGCTTTTGAGGACCTGGAGAACCCTCCCTCctccgtgctggctgtgctgcgcAACCGCTGGCTCTCTGACAGCTTCAAGGAGACG GCCCTAGCAACTGCCTGCTGGTCAgttctgaaagcaaaaaggaggcttctgatg GTACCAGATGGCTTTATCTCTCATTTCTACTCCGTATCGGAGCATGTCAGTCCTGTTTTAGCCTTTGGTTTTCTGGGGCCCAAACAGCAGCTATCTGAAGTCTGCGCTTTCTTCAAG CACCAGATAGTACAATATCTGAAGGACATGTTTGACCTGGACAACGTGAGATACACAACAGTTCAGTCGCTGGCTGAAGATATTTTGCAGCTCTCGCGGCGGCGCAGTGAGATCCTCTTGGGGTATCTGGGCACTGAGACCTCCCCTGAGATGAACGGCATGCTTCCTGGTGAAAATGAACCACTGAAAGAGCTCATCTGA